accttgatACTTACTGTTTATCAATTGGAATCAAGTTCTGCggtcttgattttatttttattattttgaaaaataatcaaatgaaGGGGTGTTCTTGCTTATTAGcacaaaaaagttaaaatcttGACAAATTAATACACATACAAAACATTTtagtaaaataacataatttatactTGGTTCGTGATTTCCTAACATAACATGTAAAGAAGTCATGGTTAGAAAACACGCAATGTCTATATATCAcattttagaataataatatttgtcaAATCACAAATAACCTTTAAATTTACATCTAAACTCTAAACCTTAAGCAATACCTTAAATTATCCAtcaaaacttgtattttttgtaaaaaaaatataatttatatggttTTCAAGTAGCTTGCAAAATTAAACATTGCAAAAAACCTATACTTAGAATGTGGTTTTCAAGTAGTttgtaattaaaatttcttttagatTTAGAATGAGTTgtgtaataattataattttttgatatatcaCTTGTTTAATGTTTATTCGGTTTAAACTAAACTCAACAAACAATTTTATTCTCTCTGTTCACAAGACAagtaagattttgatttttgattctagtaatccaaattaattttgataaaaaaaaaaaaaaagagtcttaacatagccaaacccaagataattacaaaaaacaatattacaaatattctaaaacacattaaaactaattataaacttataattaacaaaataacacaatataaaactcataattaacaaaataaaatctaatttcaaacTAAATCCTAAACAATAATCTAATCACagctaaattaatttcaaattaattataagatgCATAAAATTAATAAGTAACGTAGAATGTTTACccgatttttttatatatatataattataagtgTCTAGACCAGTTTACACACACCTTAACTAATTCTCTGGgactttaaaattaacaattaaataaaattttaataatttataatatttaaattaataattttcagaaaacaaacaaaaaaaaattgcatgattTTTCAACGGGTAAGTGATAGCAACGTGGTGGCTGTGATAGATGAGTGGTGGCAGTGTTGGGGGCAGCACAGCAATttttgatgggaaaaaaaaaaaactgattggaGGTTTGGAGACAAACCTTGTTCAATACCCACTACACGGTTGATTTTGACAATCCCCACTACACCTACTAGTCTTCCAATTGATTTCAACAATACCCaatatttatttacttgtaCCAGTTTGATTCCTCGTGCTAATCTCcaatatggtgttttttttttttttttcattgaaaaaaatgatgcaGGTGTTGTTAACCATTgtttttaccataaaaaaaaaatagcctgcaaattaaaaaaattatatatatatatatttaataaaataaattaaaaattatatacattaataaataataatgaatttattaattCTAATAGAAGATTGAGTTGAGAAGCTAagatgaatatattattttttaaaaaaaaaaaattgtttcaattcaaaatttaatccttgaagtttttatttatttgaatcattaaaattaaattttattttgttaaatcaagcattaactcaatattaaaatttatttttaatatcacaaaaactttatataaaaccaactgaaataaaacatcatattttatcccaaataaaattaatgtgaaagtattaaattgaaaaaaaaaaaaacattgtaagtAATTATTATAATCTACATTGATTttgtactctttttttttctattttgtacttccatcatattatttttaaatatcttttttattttatattgttttgtatgTTCATTATTCCaaacattattttatgatttaactaatattaatttttataaacttaaatgaaaaacaaaatgatccaataaaaaatatatacgaataaaataaacattgagttaattttacaaaatcaaactagaattattaaatgaataataaaagaatcaacataaaaatcattataaaaaaattaaaaaaaaatcttgagggGATTCACGGTTTCACCTCCAagatttttaattgtattggAGGCCTCTCTCCAATATCTAACAGCCAGTATAAGTGGCTATTACGCTATTGGCCGAAAAAGTCAACTCTATTTAGATTTGTGGTCTTATCAAGTGAGATTCTCATGTTGGTTCCTTTCTTCTAGAAgttgaaagatatttttttggatcCATCCTCCACAAAAGTCATAGTCAATAAATACTCTACGCTActtgaaataaataacaacacattCTTCGAAATTGTTGTCCATTTTTGGCAAATATGTCGAGCCTTTTACACAACACTCATTCATTTATTAGTAattaactagattttttttactttggggttagatattattttttaaataaaaaaattatatatacagcttttttaaatatattttatatctaacaaaattttaagtaaatattaaaaaatttatacatacatataatcaaataatcaaaaaattgtgtattaataaataaaaaataaatgataactaaaaataaataaataaaaattaaaagataaatgtagattaaaatatttaatctcgcAAGACGAGATATTTACTTATTTGTGTTTGTTaaacttgtttattaaaattattttttttattcaagcaaataataatagaatgagatacaaattaaattgattgaataaaataaaagaaaaaaatattatataaggctacacatattataaatattatcttaaaatattttttttattttcaaaaataaaattcatctatacaaaagataaaatatatatatatatatatatatgaataagaaaaactctttaaaatttaaatgcataataaaaaaaattatcattggcTCTCTAAACAAAGTAAAAGAGAGAAGggatattaatctaaaatattaaaaaaaaaatagaaagaaaaccatataaaaaatcattaattaaaaaaaattagaaaaagagaaGCAAATGTCAGCCACTCTTAGGCCTAGTCCATTTCATTAGAGGTTATGCGATTGAGCTAATTTTTTGTTACAACTAGAACggacaatttgaaaaacaaaattcaaataatgTATCATCTATTGAGATAGACGATGTGTCATCTGATTTGTCAAGAATATGACCATTGTAGCAACCAGAAAATtggaatttaagtttttttaacaaaaaaaactcgttTTTCAACCAATTTGTTTACTCAAAACATCTTAGAAACCATAATAAACCTATCAATGccttaaaaaacccaaaaaacaatcttaaataccgaaatcaacccaaaatcaaaaatcaaccCAAGTTCAGATCTATCTTTTCATGatctttaaaggtaaaaaatatatatatacttaatatGAACTCTCCTGTCAAATAGAACTATTTGACACAAATATTGACCATTTTAATGGTCTAAATCattatcaatgatatttttttagtccaTATTCTTCTATTTCCACCATCGACTAAGAGATCAGAAACAATTAGCCTTAAATTAGGATTAATTCgcctaaaataaaactttatgaaccaaaataaattattaaaaaataaagtgttattgttgttattataaaaataaatggcatggtactattttaaaagtattttttacttaaaaatatattaaaataattttttttattttttaaaatttattttttatatcaatacatcaaaataatttttaaaaataattaaaaaataaaaatacttaaaagcACATTGTGGGAACGCATTGTCGAACAACCCAGTTGCAGTTACCTTTTTCATTTTCCCACCTTACCCTCAACCTGTTTTTGTAAAGTCCGGTCAGAGTGGCCCATTCTGTAATTCCAGGAAAATGCAAGCCTGATTATTATCAAGCACTGGACAGAAATAGCCCTGGACACCACCTTCGAACCGCGCTTTTTTAAGCCCCGGCTCTGTCTCACTtgagaaaattaaagagaagagaagagaagaaaaacatggAACTGGTACAAGGATTTCCATTACTGTTCCAGCAATTTAAGGCTTTGTTCAAGAAAAACCTGTTGCTTTCATGGAGAAACAAGAGTGCAACGTTCCTGCagctcttctcttctttcttcttcatgttCTTGTTGTTCGGTATCGAGAAGGCGTCAGATTCTCGCTCAAAAGCAACGACAGGGTACAAAACCGTGACGAATCCACAGCCTACGTGGGAATCTCCCATCCCTCCTTGTGAGGAAAAGTTCTACGTTAAACTGCCTTGTTATGATTTCGTTTGGAGTGGAAATGATAGTTCTAGAATCGGCAATATCGTGACAGCCATCATGAATAATAATCCTAATAGGCAAATTCCCTCTGGAAAGGTATCGAGTTCTAGCTCATTACAAAAaccaaatctctctctctctcttacttACTTGTGATTGTCACAATAAACAAATACTATGGTAATCTGAACTGGGTTTCtggaaaaatgaaagaagaggATGTTGTTATATAATGGGAATTTCTtttgttataattgtttttactcTTGGATTATGATGGTTCGATTTTCTGTGTTATAGGACTATCAGTTACTAGACATAATCGGGAATGCTATGAAGGAAAAAGAATTCAAAGTAAtccaatctgttttttttttttttttgttcgtaTGCAGGTTAAATCATTCAAGACACCAGAGGAAGTAGATGATTGGCTTTTTAGAAATCCTATGCAAGTCCCAGGAGCTTTGCATTTTGTGGATGTAAGCCCCAGTTTAATCACCTATGGTCTACAGACTAACTCTACTCCAATTGTTCGGCGAGGCCATTATGAAGATCCcaccttcaaatttcaaattccaCTTCAGATCGCAGCAGAGCGTGAGATTGCTCGGTCTATTATTGGAGGTCTGAAATCTTTAATCTGCCAGATTGTTTTAGATACAcaaatttccttcttttctttaataaaatcatgtgaaacaaacagttttttttttttttttttgactgaaaCTGTGGATATTGTCCAGTTCCAACCTTTACATGGAGTGTCGGCCTTACGGAATTTGCACACCCTGCAAAACCTACCTTTTCTGCGGTGGCTACAGTAGGACCTGCCTTTTTCCTGGCATTCACCATGTTCGGATTTGTGTTGCAAATCAGTAATTTGGTGGCCGAGAAAGAGCTCAAGCTTCGCCAGGTATTTGCGATCTGCTGTCTAGAGTTAAACAAGCTTATAGATTGTTGATGTATTCTTTATATTCTAATTATAGTCTATTTATTGcttcattttcatcttcttcacaGGCAATGAATATGACTGGTCTCTATGAATCTGCGTATTGGACCTCATGGATCATATGGGAGGGGATTATCACGTTTATTTCATCACTCTTACTGGTTCTTTTTGGAATGAtgtttcagtttgattttttcaagaaaaacagtTTCGGAGTTCTGTTCTTTGTGTTCTTCCTTTTCCAGGTCAACATGGTAAGATAACTTCTTCTTCATCTGTAGGCTGGTGTTAGTATTTTTAGTATTCAAGCTTATTCATATTAACCCTTTTACTGTCTTTTCTCACTTGTGATGCTAGATTGGTTTTGCCTTCATGCTGTCGACCTTCATCAGCAAGGCCTCTTCAGGCACAACAATGGGTTTCTCCATATTTATAGTTGGTTTTATGACGCAGGCAGGTTTCCCAACTAAAAATCAAGGAATAGGAAATGTTTTATAAATGAGATTTACTCCTAACCTAAGACCGTCTCTAAGACAAACCCCTTTGAGATTTTGATGCAGGAATACTGTGAGTTTTGTTGTGGTAATTGATCTCATTTGTCACTGCAGATTGTTACAATAGCTGGATTTCCATACAAAAAAAGCATTAGTGCTTTCTTGCGCATCATCTGGTCATTCTTCCCACCAAATCTTCTTGCAAAAGCAGTAAATGTGCTATCTGATGCAAGTAGCACTCCTGAAGCTCTCGGAATTAGCTGGAAAGGACGATCAAAGTGTCCACCTGACGTTAATGATTGTGTGATGACAATTGTATGTAATCGCTTTGCTCACCCTGAGTAGAACACGAACGACGCACacacaaacaccaattattaaTGTGGACTAAGAGGCCACAATATCATGCATTCTACTGAGAACTCGTGCCTTTGCATCAGTTCTCTcgtaattaatcttcatctccTTTTGTTTGTATATTCTTACTCTTAATTTCTTCCATTGTCTATTGCTATTTGTAACTCATGTTTCCTTGACAGAATGATGTTTACACATGGCTCATATGCCTGTTCGTTCTCTGGTTTGCTTTGGCAATCTACTTGGATAATATATTCCCAAATGTATCTGGTGTGAGAAAATCTGTCTTTTACTTCTTCAAGCCCGGGTATTGGACAGGGAAAGGTGGAGACAAGGTCGAAGGTAATGGTCTCTTTccttaataatatatatattgatagcAAGGATACGTAATTAAGGAAAAGAGAACTCTACTTCAGTCCATGTCTCATAGCTCTAGCTAGGTCTTATTCTGACTGTGTTCTTCCTCTATTGTCCCAGAGGGTGGCATGTGTAGTTGCATAACTGATATCCCGCAGCAAGAGCATATTGTTCCAGATGATGAAGATGTGCTTGAAGAGGAGAACGTCGTCAAAAATGATGCAAGAGACGGTACAGTCAACCCAGATATTGCAGTTCAGATACGTGGACTTGGAAAGACGTATCCTGGGGCCACACATATTGGTTGTTTCAAATGCAAGAAGACTTCACCTTACCATGCTGTTAGGGTAAGCAATTCCTTGCCAGCTTAGTTTGAGAGGGCAGAAGAAATCTCCCTCGTTTTCTTCTTTCCTGTTCCGATCCTAGCTAATTTTACCTGCAGGACTTGTGGGTCAACTTCACGAAGGATCAGTTGTTCTGTCTTCTTGGACCCAATGGTGCTGGAAAAACTACAACAATCAATTGCCTGACCGGCATAACACCTGTGACCGGCGGAGATGGTAATATACTCTCATTTCACAATCACAATTACATTGAAACTGCCTTGGAAGTTCACTTAAATAGCTACTTTGCTTAAACAGCCTTGGTTTATGGACATTCCGTTCGAAGCACGGTTGGCATGTCAGGCATTCGGAAAATCATAGGAGTCTGTCCACAGGTGAGCTCTCTGCATATTCTCAACAGTTTGTAAGCATGCCCCCATGAGCTATTTGCTAATTGGTCTATCGAGACTAAAATCCTAGCATCTTTTTATAGTTCGACATTCTCTGGGATGCGTTGTCTGGTGAAGAACACCTTGAACTCTTTGCGAGCATTAAAGGTCTCCCCCCGGCTTCAATCAAATCGGTATGTGATATATGAACCTGAAACCTCAACCAGTCATCCTGATCTTCCGGTTGGTTCTTCTCACTTAAACGTTCTAAATAACCATCGTCTGTCCTTTTCATGGACTGCAGGTTGCTCGAGAATCGTTGGCGCAGGTGAAACTAACCGAATCAGCCAAAGTAAGAGCCAGGAGTTACAGTGGAGGAATGAGGCGCCGTCTGAGTGTTGCAATATCCCTTCTTGGTGACCCGAAGTTGATCATTTTGGATGAACCGGTATGGAGATTCAGATACTTCGAGTCATAAATACATTCATTTGATCTCTTCGTAGAAGTATCAATTTATTTGACTTCTTTTTGATCTGCAGACTACTGGTATGGACCCAATATCAAGAAGGCATGTCTGGGATATCATACAGAACACAAAGAAAGGTCGCGCCATTGTTCTTACAACTCATTCGATGGAAGAGGCTGACATTCTAAGTGACCGTATAGGAATTATGGCCAAGGGGAGGCTCCGATGCATCGGAAACTCCATCAGGTTGAAGTCTAAGTTCGGCACTGGTTTTATTGCTAATGTGAGATTTGGCGATACCAATGGTGGACATACTCCTGCCCGCACGCCAGTAGATACTTCGTCAGTTCATCACGAGGCTGTGAAGAAGTTCTTCAAATCTGTATGTTGAACGCTTGACCTAATTCAACAGGTTCATTTAAATTCcagaatcattttttattttttttttctgattttgtttttcacagCATTTGGATGTAACACCAACAGAGGAGACCAGATCCTTCTTGACTTTTGTCATTCCTCATGATAAAGAGAGCATTTTAAAGGCAAGCAATTCTGAGAATCCTAATTTGTTTCCTCATTCCCACCATTGTTTTTCCTTCAGCATTTCAGATTTCTCAATTTACTAACCATTTTCATCAGCACAAGTGTACATCTCTATGAAGATACTCTGAAGCTTATGCAACTTCTTTTTACCTTCTCCATCGCTAAGGCATTCTCCAActcttactatatttttttcatttcctctttGCATTCAAATTCCTCAACAGAATTTCTTCGCGGAGCTTCAAGCTAGACAGAGAGAATTCAACGTATCAGACATCCAGCTTGGCCTTGCAACTCTTGAAGAGGTCTTCTTGAACATTGCCAAGAAAGCAGAATTAGAAAGTGCTGCAGCTGAGGGGAAGATGGTTACTCTGGACTTGACTTCTGGAAAGTCGGTTCAGGTAGGCACAGCTCGtgtcattttttcatttatggAGCGAGCAAAAATCAATTGTAATTTTTGAGCTTGAATGAAAATGCAGATACCCGTGGGAGCTAGATTTGTAGGGGTCCCAGAAACAAGCTCGCCGGAGAGTCCTGGTGGCACTATGGTTGAAGTATACTGGGAGCAGGATGATTCAGGGTCACTCTGCATCTCTCGCCACTCTGCTGAGATGCCTGTGCCGTATAATGTTCAGCCGCTGCCTTCAGAACCGCAACTGCTGGCCAGAACAAACATACTAGGAGGCCAGAGGAGAGGGCTAGTTTATGGATTGGTCTATGATTCCGATCAGATTATTGCTGCTCAATCTTGATAATGCAAATCCTTTGCGGACGGCtcctatatttatatatatatttgaatccTGCGTTATTTATTTGTAACACACTGGTGGGTAGGCAGTATATTCgttttttgtttatcttattTGTATTTAATCCTTCGCGaatattttggatttattcCACGggcattgattttatttttgagcaaCATGAGATTGTTTTCATCTTCACTATCATTTCACAAGAAGATAGAGGCATCGACTGGAGATTTTCTAACAGAGGCCTTTagcagaaaaaaaatcaacagaaaaatTACACTATGAACCACCCAAAATCATGTCCAAAGCAAAGctcaaattagaaaataatgcaAGATTCTTTGCagagtgaaaattaaaaaacctatgATGTACATTCATTCACTCACAAACAGCCACGGCAGAAGACTAGAGAATTC
The sequence above is drawn from the Populus alba chromosome 15, ASM523922v2, whole genome shotgun sequence genome and encodes:
- the LOC118033363 gene encoding ABC transporter A family member 2, which codes for MELVQGFPLLFQQFKALFKKNLLLSWRNKSATFLQLFSSFFFMFLLFGIEKASDSRSKATTGYKTVTNPQPTWESPIPPCEEKFYVKLPCYDFVWSGNDSSRIGNIVTAIMNNNPNRQIPSGKVKSFKTPEEVDDWLFRNPMQVPGALHFVDVSPSLITYGLQTNSTPIVRRGHYEDPTFKFQIPLQIAAEREIARSIIGVPTFTWSVGLTEFAHPAKPTFSAVATVGPAFFLAFTMFGFVLQISNLVAEKELKLRQAMNMTGLYESAYWTSWIIWEGIITFISSLLLVLFGMMFQFDFFKKNSFGVLFFVFFLFQVNMIGFAFMLSTFISKASSGTTMGFSIFIVGFMTQIVTIAGFPYKKSISAFLRIIWSFFPPNLLAKAVNVLSDASSTPEALGISWKGRSKCPPDVNDCVMTINDVYTWLICLFVLWFALAIYLDNIFPNVSGVRKSVFYFFKPGYWTGKGGDKVEEGGMCSCITDIPQQEHIVPDDEDVLEEENVVKNDARDGTVNPDIAVQIRGLGKTYPGATHIGCFKCKKTSPYHAVRDLWVNFTKDQLFCLLGPNGAGKTTTINCLTGITPVTGGDALVYGHSVRSTVGMSGIRKIIGVCPQFDILWDALSGEEHLELFASIKGLPPASIKSVARESLAQVKLTESAKVRARSYSGGMRRRLSVAISLLGDPKLIILDEPTTGMDPISRRHVWDIIQNTKKGRAIVLTTHSMEEADILSDRIGIMAKGRLRCIGNSIRLKSKFGTGFIANVRFGDTNGGHTPARTPVDTSSVHHEAVKKFFKSHLDVTPTEETRSFLTFVIPHDKESILKNFFAELQARQREFNVSDIQLGLATLEEVFLNIAKKAELESAAAEGKMVTLDLTSGKSVQIPVGARFVGVPETSSPESPGGTMVEVYWEQDDSGSLCISRHSAEMPVPYNVQPLPSEPQLLARTNILGGQRRGLVYGLVYDSDQIIAAQS